In Lolium rigidum isolate FL_2022 chromosome 3, APGP_CSIRO_Lrig_0.1, whole genome shotgun sequence, the genomic window atgggcggcggcggctgccagCGTGCAATCACCAACGACTAACCGTTACAATGGGCGGCGATGGTGATTTTGTACAAGCGACAACACATATTGCTACAAGCGGCATTGGAGGTTGAAACAAATGGCAGCGGTGCTACCACATGACCGATGGTGATGCCACGAGCCCGGAGCGACAGTAATGCATGAGGCGCAGCTGGTGCTTCCGGCGTGGGTGACGATGCGGGAACCGAACTCAACATCGCCCGTGGCGTTGCAAGGTCATGTGTGAGCGTCGGGAGGAGCGGGGAGAATTTTCGGTGACGgttgtgtttttttttccttcCACTGAAGCGTTGATCCGATCTCGACGGTCCTTACCACCACGCGTATCGAACGGATGGCGATCCGGGGAGGGGACCCTTAGCCCTTCGTAAagattgtactccctccgatcttttATAAGCCGACTCGAATCTCGAATTCGGTATCTAAATTCGATTCAATTTAAGTGGATCAAGGGAGTAGAAGATCTAACAATTTAAAAGAAAATAACAAGACATTTATCATCTTAAATATGCAATCCTAGCGCTATCTACACCAAAGAAAATCTCTAGCATTACTTTTGACCGAATTTGTTTTAATGAAACTATTTTTGACTGAATTGAAAAATAAAATCACATAGTAAGTGGAGAAGAAATTAAAGGAGAGGTAggaaaataaaggaaaaacaCGAGCAGCTCGAATCGGATTATCGGACAGATCGCTCGGTACTCACACTCCACTCTCAGCGGAGATAGCTCTTGCAAGTCTCAAGTCGCATCGACCATCGCCTCACCGCTTTGCCCGAGGTCCCGGCCGTCGGGCGCCCGGGGCCACCCCCTCACCCGGCTTCCCCACGGCCAGCGCGAGGAGATCCCCCGCCcctgcctcccgccgctgcagcGAGTTCTACCACTCTCATGTCTCCTTACCGCTGCAGCAAGAACCAGCCCTTCCCCTGCCTCCCTACCGCTGCAACGAGTTCTGTTCAGCAAAGATCACGCCCGCAACCCGATTGATGGATCCACAACACCGGACTCCTCCTCCTGCGCGAGAAACCTATGAATCGGAGTAAGTGCGGACGCGACGGCCGGCGTCCTCCGTTCGGGCAGATGGTTGCGAGCATCCAGCAATGGATGGTCGACGTCCCTCCCCACCTCGCTCGCCGTGGCCTATCGGAGAATCCCGCCCGGCAAATCGCTCGTATCCTATCTGCTCCGCGCCTCTCCAACAGGTCCGCATCTCTACAAGGTTCGTTAGCTCCCCTCTCATCTCCACACTCTGCGAAATCCTCAATATCCGAATCTGGGTAGCTTAtatttattttcaaaattgtcaATAAGTTGGTATCAGGCACATTCCACCCTTTTTATAAGGTATAGTGGTATTTCATTTGTTGTGCAGAACGGATTCAGTGAATGAATGTTAGGGAATCCCATTAATCTGTAGTTGCCTTCTAATTATGATGGTAGCCTGTATGAACTGAAAATATAGATGTACCAAAGATGTCAACCAGGCCATAAAATGGATTATTCTGCTCCTTGACTTCAAGAATTACTGACTAAACTTGTAGTGAGTTGTTGACTTAAAAATTGCTGCAACCTAAAGAAACTTCACTTCATCCGACCATTAGCTCAAACATGAAATTAAATTCCAGGTTAGTTGGGAAAGGACAAAAATATTCGTGCGCCACATATGCACTATGTCTATGAGTCAGATCTGTAGCCACCTTTCACATTCTAGTTTCACAAAATTATCTCGCTGAAAATAAGATATGAACAGTTATATATGTACCTGTCGTCCAGAACCGAGTCATATTAGTTCTGAATATTTTTATGTCTTAGTGACCTTTAGTTTTGAAGTTGCAATGCGTGTGTGTTACATTTTTATCTCTTCCTCTAACTATCGCTTTGTCATCTGTGCCGAACACAGCAGGAACGGGTCCTCACCCAGCCACACACAATGGAGCTGGCACCCTGAGCTCTGCAACATCAGGAATGTCCAACTGCAAAATGAGCTTCTGGGTTCTCATCATGGACAACCGAGCGTGCAATCTCATGTAGCTGGTGCAAGTATTTTTCTTGGAGTAATGTGAGTTCTCCCTCAAGAGAAAATGTTACTGGACTCACTATTTCTAATCCTATTGTTGCTCTTACATACTTTGCATTCAAAAACATCTGATGCCAGTTTGACACCACAAGATAGCAGTATTGTGAATGTTTTGATTTACATTTGTTGTATATTCAGATGAAGCTTTGATTTGTGTAGGTAACTGTTCCATCAGTGTCTTCTGTCTACCATGAGTATGCAATAAAAATCCAAAATACCAGTATTTATCTTCGGGTACTTTCTTACTTATGATGGATTAACTGTCATTTTCCATTCTTCCATTCATACGTGCAACTTTATACTTTCTATGGTAGTTCCTTTATTTTCCAACTCGGGTTTTGCCATTCTTGTTTTCATATCTCTGATTGTTTTCTGATTATATACATTATAGTTCAACATCAATGGAGCGATCTTCAAATAAATAGTATGTAATATGTACACTAAGAATCGTTTATTACACTTGGAGAATTATTTTACGCCCAGGCCAGCATGTAATACATCAGAACAAAAACTCAATagtcaagaaaaaaaaaaaaatgatttaACCTGCTCTCCATCTGGTCCTTGCATAAGTGTGAAGATCATCCTTTCATCATGCACAAAATAGTCTCATGGAAGTACATCACATTGACTGCTGGCTAACACATACGgggaggagaggctaaatatctgCACATGCAATAGAAATTACAAAGTTTTATTAGAAGTTCTTGAataaataggttctgcctctcacaAAAATTTATACTGTGAGGAGAACCAAAATTTGATCAAGCTCTAAGTACTACTTGGAAAAAGAAGGTTTGTATAGTCAGTCAAAAATATCCACGGACTACAATGTATACAGGTTACTACTTTGCTggaactcatttttgttttcataTCTCTAAGTACTACAGAGTAGAACAAAATTTGGGTAAGGGGTCGAAATTTGGGTATTATTAGTTATGTGTTGATTGGCTGGGAGTAGAGCCAAATCTGGGCAAGAGGACGAATTGTAGGAAGGTAATTATTATAAATCCTATTCAATAAGGAAGGTGATCGCTCATCTTAATTATCAATATTACTAATTGCATGCTGTACTAATTTATGAATCATTCCTTCCTTATTTTCGCTCATTTTTATTTCCTTATTTTCGCTCAAGGAATGTAGTAGCAAGGCCTGCACCTTACTTATGTAGGAGCACAATGGGTATGATTAGAGCATACAAATATTCCGTGCCCTCACTGATCTCAGCCTCAAAACTTGCTCACTGATCTTCATATCGAAACTTTGTAGTACTTGTCACATTTTCAGTAGTTTAGATGACGATGTAACATGAAAAATTGTACAGTAATGCCTATCTAGAAGATTAGTTTGCTCTCACATCTGAATTGGCAATTCACTTCTAGCTTGGTTCCACCCAAGGATAGTATGAAACTTGATAGTCAGCTTTGAAATCCCAAAATCAGTTTGGTTGTGTGGAGTTTTTAATATTTTATGACTTGCTGAGCTTGAGATAGAGGCGCTGATTCTTTTTCAATGGAATTAGTTGGTGTGTTCAGCTGTGTGCATAACAAATTGGTTAGTGCATTCTACTATATTATGTCACTCTTAGGGGATAAGAATCCGGAAAGCTACTTTGCCTCCACCTATGATTATATTCTCCGCAAAAGATTGCGGGAGTTATGAACCTGCCTTAGTGTATAGAAGTGTTGATGACTAATTGCTTCCAAATTTTTTTCGGATATATCTAAAGCTTGCAATGTGATTTGTTTTGCTGGAGGGTAATATGGATGAAGAGCGCGCTGAGCAGCGGTTGGTCAGACATAGGGAATATGTTTTCACATATGCCCAAATCATGATAAGTGAGCAACAATGATAGCAGGTACACCCTCTCCTTCTCAGTGTAAGTGAAGATTGCCATGCACACTTTTTTGCATTGAAGAAATGCACTGTTAGTGAAATCTGAGGAAATATTTAAAAAGTGATAATAGCATTACTCATGCTTGGACTTCGCCCAAGACTATGTACAAAGATGTACCACAAAATCGTAGTTATGGTACTGATAATAGCATTACTCTTGTTCGGACATCATGATATAGTACATCACAATAGCTGAACCAGCAActtttcaaagaaaaaaaatctgaCCCAACTATGGTGACCAAATATCTAACAAATTGCGGAATGTTGGCTTCACACTCGTTGTCCTTGTACGAAAGCATGTGTACAACCGCTTTGTTCCGTAGGGCGTAACCAACCTGCATATGGATTACACATCAATACTGCAGAAAAGGTCAAACTTACAGTATTGTAGATAGATTTTAATTCGATACCCACCTTGCCATTTGCTCGGACAACTTCTTTACCATTCCACCAACACATATATGTTAGAACCAAAAATCCGGACATGCGGCTATATAGAAAGTACACATTGTTGTTAGTTAAATTGTAGATAAGATCTAGAAAACTACGTATAATGCCATCGATTCTAACCTGTCATGGTTCATTGGCAACCGACATGGTGTGATGCGACGCCAATAGAAGACATCATCGTTCCAGCCTTTAATTGCATCTTGAAGAGCAATGTTTAGGTAGAATGATATTTCTTTCAGCTTGCTTACATAGTAATCATGAAGTCTTTGTTTAGACATGTCCGGTGCAGGACAGGGATCAAGTAGAGTAACCATTTGTTCATCCAGGTTAAACACAAATAGCATGTAGCATTGTCCAGATCTACGATATGGTATAAAAATCTGCATAAAATTGAATTATGAATTATTACCATGTATGAAACGGCGCCCCATTTTACATTTAGAAAAACAGTCTTACCGAGTTGCAGGCCGACACATGGAACTCCATCCCCGGCCAGCAGTCACACATCTTTGCAATGATCTCGCACTTAGTGTCAAACAGTAGACGTTGCTTTGGGTTTTTTGTGGAGTCGGTCACTATGGTCTGAGACGAGAGTAGAATTATTAGAGTTACTTAAAACATGACATGTGGTTACTATATAAGATGAATTTAAACATCAATACTTACATATAAAACCTGAGATCCATAATATGATAATTTGTATCCGTAAACAATCGGGCTTCGTCTATAGCATTTGCCCGTACGGCCATGTTGAAACAATCAGTGTCTATACCATTAGTATCCGTTAGCAAGTCTTGCAGTTGTTTAAGACTTCGAAATTGGCAAACCATTAATATAAAAAAGTATACCTACATACGATCGTTTCATTTCTAATTCTCGTGGTCACTTCGAAATCGGCGAACCGTGTCGGAAGTTCAGGGATGCGAATGTTAGGGTGAGCAGGACGAATCTCTGTACGAGAGTCTATGTGAATGTAGTAATCTGTTGGTGTGAACAATCCAAATGGTGGTGGATCCTCAGAAATCTGGAACCCCGCCTTTTGAAAAAGTACACCTCACCGACATGAAGCTCGCTGTTGCAACGTTCGCTAGCTGCCAATATGCTATCGCCTCCATCTTGTCTCCTCGTCAAATTGAAAAAGATAGACATTTATGAAAATATAGCCATTTTGCAAAAGATACCAATCTACCTCTTGACTTCTTTAGTACACCAACATTTTACCAATACTTATGCATGCAGTACCATTAAGTACCACACAGTCGTGTTAAACTGGCATTTGGCATTTGTATTGCTATGCACCTTGCAGTATTGGGTATGAAATAATTTATGCATTTATGTGAAACTTGTATGGGAACCCGGACATCACATAATTATGGGAACCTGGACTAAAATCATTTTATTCTGAAGCTTGTGGGCTGCTATGCTGCTTTGCTCCTGCCTCCCTGACAACTCATGGTCCTTATTTTCATCCTATTTTCAGGAATGCTCCTACCTCGATCCTAACAAATTGAAAGAAACACATGCAGGTAATGTATGCAGCAAGGAGTATTTACATAGGACGACCATGCACAGAATTTTTTTGATCTGGTACTATCATGTTACAGCTTCGAAAGTAGACTTCACCTACTTTTTTAATTTATCATTGTTATCATGGACACTAAACCAATTAGTCAAGGAAGAGAAGTGGTAGGACGATTCTGCTACTTTTCTAAGTTGTATCTACTGGATTCAAGCGTTTACATAGCTGAACTCATGTTATAGAGGTACCAAGAATGCATTAGAGGACTCACATTTCTGTCAGCTAGGATGGCGTGGTAAATAAGATCTCCCGTCCGAGTCACTTTTTCGCGATCGTCACCCAACCATGGTTGTATGTATGCATGTCTTCAACAAATCTGAAACTAACATGCCTGAGAAATGAGAAAAACACATGTATCAGTCAAACTAACAAATGGAATCTTTGATGCAGTATAGTGTAGAAAGAAGAAGTTACAAGTAGGGATTCCAGGCGAAGCGAGAGTACGGCCTTGGTGCCATTAGTTTCTTCGAGCAGGCGCGTCCGAGGCTAAGTTGTACTTGCCATGGCTACTCCGTAAGGTTGAGGATTGGCTGCATCAAATATTCCGCTAATTTCTGGCCCGAGTCCTCGCTTTTGTACATCAAATATGCTGCCTGGGCGCAATTCATGTTATGGGACGAGCTTCCCTTATGGGACGAGCTTGATTATGGGGCGAGATTGATTCTGGGGCGAGTTTGACTGGGGCGTGATTACATACCTTCTGCGGCGAGGTTACATTCCTTCTGGCACGAGATTGATTCCGGGGGCAAGTTTGACCGGGGGCATGATTACATATCTTCTGAGGCGAGGTCACATTCCTTCTGGGACGAGATTGATTCTGGGCGAGACTGGTTCTGGGCGAGATTTGGGTGAGATTGATTCTCGTTGAGATTCTAGGCGACATTGATTTTTGGACGAGATTTCTGGTGCGGCCCAGATGGTGCGGCCCATTCTAGGCGATCGTCGGAGAGGGGTGACGACCAAAACTGGTCGTAGTGAGGGgtaggcagaatagggaacatgttcctcctttttaagtagtgtagaagaGACTACAAAACATGGGACGAACCACATGAATACCAGAGGAAAAGAACGAAGTAGGAGTATTTCCAACGCTTTTACAGGAATTTTAAGGATAACAAAACTCCTTTAGGCCTTGTTCGGTTAATACGTTTCTGAAGCGTATTGTAGTGGATTGGGAGGTCGATTTCTTGGAACCCAACAAGGCCCTAGCGAAAGGGAGAGGGGTATGCATTGCGCGGGCGCTACAGAACAATTTCCTAAGATATCTTCCAGTTTATAGTAATGTCTGAGAAAAGATGACGTGTATGAAGATTTTCATACCAACACCGTCGAATCAATTTACACAATCTCGGATGCACGCTTGAGGGGATAACCAATCTAATTCCCGAATCACCTCGCTGGCGCTCGCTCGAGCGATCGGTTTCTGTCCGTGCGGAGCGCTCGCGCGAAAGCGCGACTCAATTCCCTTCGTATCACGTAGTGTGttaattgcgttcacacgtgttcacactaacagcttgtattactactttgcaagttgcacgCGACCAGAGGCTGCTTCACatcgcatgcatgcacatgcacagagcatctcatggatttgcatttaatgagccaacttttcagcactcttttataagttgttgcatgcatacacatagcatctcactctttttttttcagcactaggcagactctcaattctctttttgcaattcccttttgggttttttttcgtacggtaattcatatttaatggggttcttttgcaattcccttttttggGCGGTGGTTTTTAAGggaaaaataacgggtgggaagatccacttgcaactcaaatgaactaccacttgctactcaaattaagtactgttttaagttgtaagctaacaaaagttgctaaaaaatttctaaatgaaaattactttttagggttgctaggtattttatatttaccgttgataaataacggagcaccgggttgataacttgtaaacaaaaaaagagtcgctatatattttaaattaaattaatttttagggttgatattatttatatttaccattgataaatagcgggtcaccgggttgatagcttctaaattaaaagagagtcgctaaaatattctaaatgaaatactttttagggttattatttatttatatttatcgttgataaataacgaggcacctgggttaatagcttgtaaaataaaaaaaaatgttcgctaaaatattctaaatggaatactttttagtgttggtagttatttataattaccattgataaataacggggcaccgggttgataacttgtaaactaaaaagagtggccaaaatatttgaaataaaattagatttttagagttggtagttatttatatttactgttgataaataacaggacaccgggttgatagcttctaaactaaaaaaaaatcgctaaactgtttcaaataaaattaactttggggttgataattttatatatttaccgttgatcactcaagtacgtagGGGTTGATTATTCGGATAGagaggttgataacttttagcccgaaaaaaagtttctcgaaacatatcaacatgggtgctagttttgaagatctcatcgagatggatttattggtgaaagcggatcttaatttggagttgtcgtttgaaagttaaaacgttttgaatttacaaatttggaaaagattccgctgacatcagcatattcgtctatttgtgcatgcatgcaaaacttttcctcaatagcctagcctacaccaggttgataattttatacatttaccggttatcactcaagtacggaagggttgattattcagatagagatggttgataacttttagcccgaaaaaaagtttctcgaaacatatcaacatgggtgctagttttaaagatctcgtcgagaccgaCTTataggtgaaagcgaatcttaatttgaagttgtcgtagataaaacgttttgaattttcaaatttggaaagatTCAGTCGACATCATGACAGTTCGTCTATTTGTgcgtatgtacgaaactttcctcAATAGCTGCACctgaggttgataattttatacattcattGTTGATCACTTAAGTACGGAGTGGTTGATTATTTAAACGAGagaggttgataacttttagtcgaaaaagtttctcaaaacatatcaacatgggtgctagttttgaagatctcgtcgaggcaatttattggtgaaagcgaatcttaatttgaagttgtcgtttgaaagttaaaacgttttaaattttcaaatttagaaaagttTCATTGACATCGGCAGTATTCGATCTATTGTGCGTACGTACGAAACTTTCCTCCGATGCTTACTctagggttgataattttatatatttaccgttgatcactcaagtacgaagggttgattattcgaatagagatggttgataacttttaaccgaaaaaaagtttgtcgaaacatattaacatgggtgctagttttgaagatctcgtcgagacggatttattggtgaaacagatcttaaatcggagttgtcgtttgtgagataaaacgttttgaattttcaaattcggAAATATTCTCGTTTACGTCATCAAATTCGTCTGTTTCATATACGTACGAAAACTTTCCTCGATAGCACTCCACTACTGATCCAAAATTccacaaaatagaaagaaaaaattgGTTGCAAACTGAGCGCTCATTTTCTCCCTGGCGCTCGAGCGCTAGCTAGGGCAGTCTAAATCCCTGATTAACAAGGAGAAATGTtcactttgtttttttttcatatACTTGTACATCTACTGCTGACAGCCAATTGCTCAATACTGAAACTGtaattttaactttgttggcaCTGAAATCATACCTGTCTTACAAAAAGTGCAGCCTGCAGTGGTGTCAGATTCTGATATGGGATCCGTAGTAACAGCACCAAGCAATACGCGTTTTCGCACCAAGCAAGGCTAACACAACACCAAGGTCTACGTTCGAAGTGACCAACTCCCATAGAACTACAGAAAAGCTGAAGAAACAATACAGGTTCAGGTTGTTGCAGCTCTCCTACATCAAGTACCCGGACGTAGCAAGGCCTCACCGTACTACTAGCAACATTTCCAGTAATGTTACCTTAACTTAAGATAACAGAGGTTGGCTGATTCCTCAAAATTAAATGCAACAAGAGATTATCCCAAATTAAACAGAGCCATCACCGAAGGTGACCATAATCACGGAGGAAGCTCTGCCTTGATTAGTAGCACAAGCAGAGCGTGTTTCCTAACTGATAATCCGGATAGCTATAGGGCTATACCATATGTTGGAAGACTCTGGTCATGGTATCAACTTCTGTGCACCACTTTGTGATTTACTCGCACTTTTCGTTTTTCAAGATAGTACTGGCAATCTGCATGGTAAGCATCAGGTTTAGTTTTCATGTCACAGCTTATATATTACTGCCGCAGTAACAAGAGTAGTGTTAACCATGTGTAACTTAAAAATAGAACACCATAGCACTAAACTAAAACTGGTGATTACCTTAGTACCCTCGGAGATAAGCCTCCTTAATTCCGTGCAGCTCTGCAGCCACTTCCTTCATATTGGGCCGCTCACCCGGGGACTGCTTGGTGCAGCGAAGCCCAATGTTGAGCACAGAAGTTAAACAGTCCAGGCCATCCTTCATGGTCACTCGAGGTTCTTCAGGAAACTCAGGCTCATCTTGAAGTAATTCAGGTTCAACAATTTGTGATATGTTGGCAGGAAAATTCATTTCAACGAATTTTACAATGTTTAGTCCATCATTAAACATATCATCTGTAGGCCTCTTCCGTAAGAATATTTCAAGTAGAACAATTCCAAAGCTATAGACATCGCTAGCAGTCGAAACATGACCACCTGTTGCACATTCTGTAGTTGACATACAAGAATAATTTAATTCCAATGTTAGTATAAGGGGAAATTATTCTAAATTTAAAGACGGTGATACCAAAATGTGAAGATTGAAATTACCTGGAGCAACATATCCAATAGTTCCATTTATTGCAATTGAAGAGGTTGCGTATGACTCATCAAGTGATGACACCGCTCGATCAACTATGAAGCGTGCAAGACCGAAATCTCCAACATGAGCTGTCATAGTGTCATCCAAAAGAATGTTGCTAGGCTTCATATCACAATGAACAATAGTTCCATGGTTGTTATGGTGTAGGTACTCCAGTGCATCTGCTACATCCACAACAATGCTTAGCCTTTGAGCCACTGTAATGTGCATCAAATCTGAAGAGCTCTCATAGTCTTGAGTTGAGTACAGTAGTCTATGTAAGTCTCCTCGGGGCATGAACTCATACACCAGAGCTTTGAAATCATTCCCATTAGAATCAATGCTTGAGCATGCTGTTAGTATAGGGAGCAAGTTTCGATGCCGCACATTTCTTAAGGCATGACATTCTGCAATGAAGCTCTTCTGTCCTCCCCTTATCTCCAGGTTGAAGACTTTTATGGCAACATAATTTCCATCTTGAAATAGTTTTCCTTGATACACAGTGCCGTATCTCCCTCTGCCAATTAAGCTGGAGACTGAGAACCCCTCTGTTGCTCTAGCAATATCATTGAAGGAAACTTGGGGATAATTTCTACCAAATGATGGCGAGGACATAGATTTTCTCTTATGTTTCCCTCTGCAGAACAATATGACAAGTATGACCATTGTAAGTGATACCACACAAACTATTGGGATCACCACTTTGAGTACAAAAAACAGCTTGTGCTTCGTTGAATTTGAAGGTACAATGGAACATGCCATTAAGTGTAACTCCAGAGCCCCACCACAAAGCCCATCATTTCCATCAACCCGCAGGTCAGTTACATTCTTGAAGATTCCTGTTTCTGGGACCTCCCCCTCTAGATGGTTAAATGACAAATCTAGTTGCTCAAGATATTGTAGGTTGCCAAGAGACACTGGAATTGGCCCAGTAAGGTTATTGTGAGAGAGGCTGAGAATTCTGAGGCTACTTATTTTGCTAAATGTAGTGGGGATGCTTCCACTGAAAATATTCCAGTCCAACttgatatcttgcaaacttgcacACTCACCCAAGGTGCTAGGAATATGTCCAGATAGCCTATTTGATGAGAGTTCTAGATTTGTGAGTTGTTTGGCATTGCCGATGTCACTAGGAAGTTGTCCATCAATGTTGTTATAAGATAAATAAATTTGCCTTAGTGTTGGAATTCTAAATATCTCCTTTGGTGCTCCACCGTGAAGATTGTTGTTGGAAATGTTCAGTATTTCAAGGCCTTGAAGGTTTCCAAGGCTTGGTGGTATCAGGCCAACAAATTGATTCGAATCTAGAAGGAGATATGTCAACTGAGATAAATTGGAAAGGGAGGATGGAATAAACCCTGTAAAGATGTTGCCGGCTAAACCTAGTATTTGCAAATTTTTGAGAGTACCGAGCCATTGGGGAACAACACCTGTAAAACGATTGTTATTCATTCCTAAAACAATCAGATTCGGAAGGTTTGCTATGCCAGAAGGGAAACCCCCTGCCAATTGATTTCGTCCCAAATATAGATTTTGAAGCTGACTCGAAAGGTTGCTCAATGAACTTGGTATGTAGCCTTCTAGATGATTCCCCTCTACAGAGAAGGCACGCAGTTTAGAACAATTGGTTAAGCTATCCATGAACTCCCAGTCTTGCTTGTTACGTGCTTGGAGTTGATTGAACTCAAGGTTTAACCATGTTAGTTCAGAAAGCTTGCCAATGGATCTAAGCACCGGTCCTGTGAAATTATTGCCTGATATATCCAAAATATGCATCTTGGatgcgtttatcaatgaagatggGATGTTTCCATCAAAGAAGTTATTGGCTAATGCAAGCGATTGGAGATTTGGTAGAGAGGTACCAAGATTGGATGGTACCTCGCCACTTAAACGATTTTGACCAATGTTAAGGAAAACGAGAGTAGAAAGGTTCAAGATGGCTCGCTGAAACCTGCCTGTCAATTGATTGCTACCTGCATTGAGAATATGCAGATTAGGTAAATTTGCAATCTCATCTGGAATGTTGCCCTCAATATTATTGAACGCAATGTTAAACTGGTTTAGCGCTGTGATATTGGCAAGAAAAGCAGGGATGGTTCCAGTAAGATTGTTAACTGAAAGTTGCAGCATTTGAAGTGAAGGAGGCAAATCAGTAGGAATTTTCCCAACTAGTTTATTTCTATCCAGCCATAGTGCCTTGAGGTTGGAACAGTTTGCAAGACTAGGTATTCTCCCTTGTAGCGTGTTATTGCTCAAGTAGAGGTTCTGGAGCCAGTGCAACTGACCAAGGGATGAAGGAATTTCCCCAGTAAACCTATTTGTCGGAAGGAATAGGTGTTTAAGGAATGTTAGATTTCCAAGTGAAAGAGAAATTTGCCCGACTAAACCTTGATTTGTAAGGTTGAGAGAAGTGACCCGTTGTGGATTCTTCATCTCGCAATGAACACCTTCCCAACTGCAAAAGTGGGTGCTGTCATTCCAGGACATC contains:
- the LOC124703588 gene encoding receptor kinase-like protein Xa21 is translated as MKVTIIIQFILGLIVCNGHDVICGSLYGNETDRLSLLEFKNAITLDPKQSLMSWNDSTHFCSWEGVHCEMKNPQRVTSLNLTNQGLVGQISLSLGNLTFLKHLFLPTNRFTGEIPSSLGQLHWLQNLYLSNNTLQGRIPSLANCSNLKALWLDRNKLVGKIPTDLPPSLQMLQLSVNNLTGTIPAFLANITALNQFNIAFNNIEGNIPDEIANLPNLHILNAGSNQLTGRFQRAILNLSTLVFLNIGQNRLSGEVPSNLGTSLPNLQSLALANNFFDGNIPSSLINASKMHILDISGNNFTGPVLRSIGKLSELTWLNLEFNQLQARNKQDWEFMDSLTNCSKLRAFSVEGNHLEGYIPSSLSNLSSQLQNLYLGRNQLAGGFPSGIANLPNLIVLGMNNNRFTGVVPQWLGTLKNLQILGLAGNIFTGFIPSSLSNLSQLTYLLLDSNQFVGLIPPSLGNLQGLEILNISNNNLHGGAPKEIFRIPTLRQIYLSYNNIDGQLPSDIGNAKQLTNLELSSNRLSGHIPSTLGECASLQDIKLDWNIFSGSIPTTFSKISSLRILSLSHNNLTGPIPVSLGNLQYLEQLDLSFNHLEGEVPETGIFKNVTDLRVDGNDGLCGGALELHLMACSIVPSNSTKHKLFFVLKVVIPIVCVVSLTMVILVILFCRGKHKRKSMSSPSFGRNYPQVSFNDIARATEGFSVSSLIGRGRYGTVYQGKLFQDGNYVAIKVFNLEIRGGQKSFIAECHALRNVRHRNLLPILTACSSIDSNGNDFKALVYEFMPRGDLHRLLYSTQDYESSSDLMHITVAQRLSIVVDVADALEYLHHNNHGTIVHCDMKPSNILLDDTMTAHVGDFGLARFIVDRAVSSLDESYATSSIAINGTIGYVAPECATGGHVSTASDVYSFGIVLLEIFLRKRPTDDMFNDGLNIVKFVEMNFPANISQIVEPELLQDEPEFPEEPRVTMKDGLDCLTSVLNIGLRCTKQSPGERPNMKEVAAELHGIKEAYLRGY